The Lacerta agilis isolate rLacAgi1 chromosome 14, rLacAgi1.pri, whole genome shotgun sequence sequence TGTATCTGCAATCACAGGATCCTCCACCTGACTACACCCCTCTGAGTGGACTGATACATCTACCTGTACAAATCCTGCAGCATTGCAGCAATACATTTCCACTCAGGTATTGTTAATTAACCGACTTGAGTATGAACAAAATGGCCACAGAGACCTTTTGAAATGGGAGGGAATAATCAGCATGTCTGAACAAATTTTGACAGTTAACAAAAACTGATGTAAACGAGGGTAAGCATTGTGTCATTTACTTGGTGGTTCTCATCCTCACCAGGTAATACAAATGTCAGAGATAATTGCTAgcagtgttcttttttaaaaattcctgcaTCTTTCCTAAGCAGTGGCCCTcttttgtgttttttggggggatgccATGGGAATTATTGCTTTTGTAATGTTCAGTGTCAATGAGACTATTTTCTGAGTATAGTGCAGGGGATAACTTCAGAGTCCACATTTTCTGTGATGTCAGACTAGCTTCCCACCATCTTAAAAATGACTAGTGAAGTCAAATAAGGGCCAATTTTCTCCTTTTGGCacaagaagaggagagaaagaagaatggTGTATGTATAAATTTGGATCATTAATTCTACTTAATATAATTTATCTGTTTAGGACACCAGTGCCACGTTTATTGAAATGAAGAACCAGTCGGTTACTATGGAATTTATACTGCTTGGTCTAATCAGCTCCCCAGAACTCCAGACTTTTCTCTTTGGGTTATTCACATTCATCTATGCTATTGCTTTAGGCAGTAATTTCCTCCTAATCTTTACCATATGCTCTTGCCGAAAACTCCACTCTCCCATGTATTTCCTGCTTGTTAACCTGTCCTTAGTGAACGTGTTTTCCATCTCTGTTACAATTCCTAAATTGCTTCAGACTCTTTGGACCCATGCGAATAGCATCTCCTTTTATGGTTGCATCACACAGGTGTATCTATTCATATGGGCTTTGGGTACAGAGCTTTTGCTTCTGTCATTTATGGCTTTTGACCGCTATGCTGCTATCTGCCATCCTCTGCAGTACACAGTCATTATGAGGAAGGAAGTATGTGTTGGAATAGCAAGTGGAGTGTGGGTTGCTGGAATGGTCAACTCTGCTGTTCACGCTGGACTCATGCTGAAGCTCTCCTTTTGCAGCTCTAACATCATCAACCATTTCTTCTGCGATGTCCCTCCACTTTTAAAGCTCTCCTGCTCTGACACTAGTCTGAATGAGACTATGGCTGTTGTGGCAGATGTGATTTTTGGGATTTGTAGCTGTGGGTTGACCCTAGCATCATACTCATTTATCGTGAGAAGTATCCTCAGAATTCGTTCCACTGAAGGGAAGAAAAAGGCTTTTTCTACATGCTCCTCACATCTCATTGTAGTCAGTTTTTACTTCTCCTCAGTCATCTACACATATATCAGGCCCACCTCTGACTACTCTCTAGACCGAGACAAATTTGTTTCTCTCCTTTATACAGTGGTAACCCCACTTGTTAATCCAGTCGTATATTCACTGAGAAACAAAGATTTCAAAGATGCTTTCAAGACAATTACTGCAAGAGGAAGGCTGCTTCAAATTCCTCAAGGTTGATTGATCTACATACATTTATTATAAATACTACTGGAAAACTGGAAACAGCAAACTGTTGGATTACGGTACTTCATGCGCAATCAAATATGTTCCAGTTCTTCAGGACTCGATTGCGGAACTTATGATTCAGGCTTTCATGATTCTCTCTCTAATAGATAATagatttcattaaaaatacataaaagttAACACTAAAATCATCCTTTTCACCACTAGAATGGTTTTTGAAGAGGAAACGATGTGATTTCATAGATAGAGGAGTCCTTCATAAGTGCTTTAACAGGCAATGATATTATTGTAGGAATTGGTTTTTTCTAAATGTTATAGCTATATTTACCATGTTCCTTCTCAAGTACGGGGCCTTTAAATGCTCTCAGGCACCAACCTGCTATATTTTGTTCATCATTCTTTCTTGTCATCCAACGTTATCTCTCACCAGATTGGAGAataatcttctttttttgcagacaGAAGGTTATTGAGAAGCTTGAACGAGTGGAAGATTAAAACTAAACATGTTTTCCCACATCCTTCCCACCACTGTTTCCAAGCCCACATGCCCTTCCTTATTCACACGTTATGGAGAAACTGAGTTGAGTGTCATCATCATAGTGACAGTATGATAGTATTTTGACACACAGCACTTAACTGCTGCTTTAGGAGGCCTTGTATCAATGTTAAATAGTACTGGAGGTAAAAATTGTGCCCTGCTGAGGCAGACAGGATGAACATCAAAGCCTTGCAGAATGTGCTCCCCTCTCACCACGTTCAGCGAAAGTGGGGGTGTTCTGGCATGTGGCATTGCCACTTGTCTTCCCTGCTCCTTGATGAGGTAATAGTGATGGGGTGGGATGCAGCAACAGGCCAGGCAGGAGGTGGCACCTGGTGGATTGCCCAAtcaggagaggaaggaagccaagCTATTTGATCAGTTTCCTCCCcaaatttccccctcttctttcagcaccctccttccctctctttgtAGTACAAGCTTTGCTAGTTGCCTATTTGAGTGTTTGCTGATGTAGTTCAGTGCAGGCAGGCACCAGTGCAACATCATAACTTGAGTTTATTGGAAGTAAAGGTGGTGCagaaatacacatacacacactataCTGCTtcatattcttaaaaaaaaaaaatctcaaagcggtttactgcatattaaatcaataatcAGTTACCCAATCAGGCATGCAGGGTGGTGGGGCCAGTTGCTTAAATAGGAGGTGGAGCTGGCAGCAAACATGCAGTTGGCTCCGGAGCTTCACCCACCCAACACCCAACCCTCCCTTTGTCTAATGcttgcaggttaaccattttccttcctgtcCAGTGGGTGCTGCTACAGTCTTTggatggttgctgttgaagagccaggaaggaatttccctgcattggcaggttttgccttccctgtaGCTATTTGtaacaactttggtggttttaggccttgggcggaatcctttagtctattttccctatatgggtgtgtgtgtgtgtgtgaagtgatgactcacccccctccccacggcggcaattccagggtcccctcttaaagagGTTTGTAAAatgggagtcactggccatacgctaaaaggttgtcagtgaactcccCTGCATTGTGGGGGTATGGGGTGGGCTTCTAGCATACACAAGTGTCTTGCTGTCCACCCTCCCATATCCCATTCaccctgaggagccccagttcccctggttttggggctgagagggatattcccaatgcctaagccaaggtcttcctacatctgaaaggtttaataaagttgtggctaattTTTAATTTCCTAACACGTTGTCACAAGTCATTATTCCTTCTAGTGGTCTCCTTCCTGGGCACGCAAATAATAGTTAAAACATATTTGACAGCAGTAAACTGCTGGATTTGTTAATGTGCACTAAAGTACACTTCTTATGGTTAGGAATCAATTGTGGAACATGAAACTCAGACTTCTCTAATTCTGCATGCTTACAGCACAGCTTATCGTTCTGTGCAAGTGATGTTTAAAACCTTCCCTGTGATCACTGGAAGACAGTGTATATGAGGCCACATGTTTGCTGGACAAGCATGTGGATTCTGACATATACCTCCTAACAGATATTTCAAGTTCTTGGTAATGCAggtttaaattatttaattatggCTATGTCTATAAAAGCTGTTTTCTAATTTACTGATTAATCTGTCTTCCATCTATTAGCAATTGAATTTAACAATATACACTCTATTGGCTCCAACTTTTGGATGATGAAGGTGTGAAGTAGGGAGTCTCCTGTACATGTGTAGGCTTTCTACATGATTTGAAGACCTGATTATACAGGGTTCAAAATTTCACAATGAACCTCCATAGATTCAGGAGCCCCCTTCCCCACAGACATGTCAGACATTTATGATCAATGAGATGGAGGGCTAAGAAGAAGGAGAGTGGTTTGGGTTATATGAtcaactctaattaatgcatgataGGAGTTAAGATCTTAAAGTAAGCTGTCtggccaggcttagctaggtcacacaccctcaccttgggaggaagtgtcACTAaactctttgttctttctcttctaCCATGTGAACCCTAGCAGTGAGGAGATCTAAACTGAGTGCTGCAAGCTTAAACCCTGTGGCCAAAGCAAGGCACCTTTGTGTTCCtatactactacagtggtaccttggtttacgaacttaatccattccagaagtctgttcttaaaccaaagtgttcttaaaccaaggcatgctttcccatagcagtgggggggggggactcagttttcaaatgaaacacactcaacaggaagtggaacatgctCTGCTTCCAAGACAAAGTTcagaaaccaaaacacctacttccaggtttgcagtgtccttaatccaagttgttcataaacaaagctgttcttaaaccaaggcaccactgtagtttagaAACATTGCCCATTTTAGGGCCTCTGTTATACTGCCTGTCTTGTtgctgtatggaaaaacacatgaatctgatctttgaagagtttgtaagtaaactatttttaacttaccaaacatgtggtttCTTTCTGCACTAAGAGAAGTAGAGAACTTTTGAATCAACTTAGAAGGGGATGTTTCAGTGGTctagcagcctatatttccacatttTACTTTGcaacatattttgtgattttaaatctttgttgtGGCTCTCCTACTGAGTACTTCCcaaaacctggatctaggcaatcagggaattatttttattttacctgaAGTAATTTCCCTTTTAAACCAAATTACTAAAAAACCAATTGGTGCACTCATATCTGCTGTGCTTTCTCAATATGTAGCTTTTACATTTGAACAGAACACCTCCCTATGGCTATGGTGTAATGCTATTCTTTCTTTTAAGACACAAGAAATTTACACAGcttctgtcttctttctttctttctttctttctttctttctttctttctctttcttttgtatactgctcttcatctgagatttcaggatggttcacagcCTAAAGATATAGAatagaaacaagaacaaaataataacccactttcccacaaatacatttaaagaacatagaATGTTGATCATCCAGACacttggttgaagaggaacattttcacctgttgcctaaagatgtataatgaaggtgtggGGAGAGAATTCTACAGGGTAAGAGCCACAGAAGAAAAGACCCATTTTCATCtttccaccctctggacctctcatggggggggggaccacacacATGAAGGacggcctcagatgatgattgcagggtccaggttggtttatatcaggagaggtggtccttgaggtattgctgtcctgGTCTGTTTATGGCTAtggaggtcaaaaccagcactttgaattgggcctggaaactaattggcagccagtgcagtcaggtcaggattggtgtaatatacTCAAACTGTCTTACCCTAGTGaccaacctggccaccaaattctgtaccagctgaagtttctgaaccatcttcagagttCCTAACCTAGAGGTTACAAGAGCATAGATGgggttaggctatccctgtccagatacgGACACAGCTGTAGTTATGGTTCTCATGAAATCTCAAATGTCTTTTGTTTTTCCCAATGGCATCCACACCCTATTTAAGGAAGTATGTGGAGCCCAATTATACATGGTTCTGCTTTTGTCAGATGAGCATCAAGGTAATACAATATTGGCTTGCCTAGAAATAAATCTAAAGGATATTAATAAATCTTTCCAGCCAGCAACTATAGTGAACATGAACACTGATGCATTACGGGAGAAGACTGTGAAACATATCTTCAGAAAAAAACTGGAATTGAGGTGAGGGTTTGGTCTTTCCTTCTTTGTTTCAGATAGGTTTTGGTTAATTTGGTTGAATTATTCTGATAGAAAATTCTATAGTTATAAGGTAATATATATAATGTGTTGTCCATCTTTCTTGAGTCTTCTTGGGTTTGTTGGCAAAACAGGCTATGTAATCATTAACAAAAAAATTAGACCAGAAAAGGGCAAGTTGTAACTAAGGATG is a genomic window containing:
- the LOC117057789 gene encoding olfactory receptor 13G1-like: MKNQSVTMEFILLGLISSPELQTFLFGLFTFIYAIALGSNFLLIFTICSCRKLHSPMYFLLVNLSLVNVFSISVTIPKLLQTLWTHANSISFYGCITQVYLFIWALGTELLLLSFMAFDRYAAICHPLQYTVIMRKEVCVGIASGVWVAGMVNSAVHAGLMLKLSFCSSNIINHFFCDVPPLLKLSCSDTSLNETMAVVADVIFGICSCGLTLASYSFIVRSILRIRSTEGKKKAFSTCSSHLIVVSFYFSSVIYTYIRPTSDYSLDRDKFVSLLYTVVTPLVNPVVYSLRNKDFKDAFKTITARGRLLQIPQG